DNA from Scheffersomyces stipitis CBS 6054 chromosome 1, whole genome shotgun sequence:
aaggaagaagaaagcgaATTCGATCAGCTAGTTCTCATTTCTGAGATGATTGTTAAAGTCGATTTcaatgttgaaaaatttttgGTGAGAGTGCGGTCACATGATACAGCACGTGAAATGCAAAATAAACCTTCTCGATATAATTTTAACCATGAAGTCTTGATTTGATATAGGTAAGTTCTCCTTTCATATACAATAACATGATTCTGACTGTGGTTGATTTAGGTATCGCTGAAGAAAACACTTTCTCTCTTGCGGGAAAAGCCCACAAGTTTGACTCCGAGTCGGACATCGAGCCTATTTTGGCTCAGCTTAAGGAAGCTAAGAATGTGAAAAAGATTGACTTTTCAGGAAACACTATTGGTATTGAAGCATCCAAGAGTTTGAGCGAAGCCATTTTGGTTCATAAGGATACCATTGTAGAAGTCAACTTCTCTGACTTATACACAGGTAGATTGAATACTGAGATTCCTCAATCTTTGGGATACTTATTGCCtagtttgttgaagttacCAAACTTGACCTACATCAACTTGAGTGACAATGCCTTTGGATTACAGACAATTGACCCCATAGAAGACTACTTGGCCAAGGCAGTTTCTATCGAGCAtttgatcttgtccaacaacGGTATGGGGCCATTTGCTGGAGCTAGAATCGGTGGATCTTTGTTCAAGTTAGCCAGAGCCAAGAAGGCAGCTGGCAAGCCATCGTTGAAGACGTTTGTTTGTGGTAGAAACAGATTAGAAAACGGCTCCATCAACTATTTGGCTGTTGGCTTGAGAAACCATGCtgatttgaaaattgtTAGTTTGTACCAAAACGGCATTAGACCCGCTGGTATTTCTAAGTTGGTGGAAAAGTCTTTAGcattgatcaagaatttggaagttgttgatttggaagacaacACCATTACTCCTACAGGTGCAGCCAAGATTGCCGAGTCACTTGCAAACTGGGAAAACTTAGTAGAGTTGAATCTTAACGattccttgttgaagaacgaaGGTTTCACCAAGATTGCTGAAGCATTCAAGACCGGAGCTTCCAAGAAAGActtgactttcttgaagttggtttACAATGAATTGAAAGCTGATTCGTTGAAGGCGTTGGTTGATATTGTAGACAAGAAATtgcccaacttgaagaagttagAGTTGAATGGTAACATCTtcgacgaagaagacgaattTGTTGTCAAGATAAACGATATCTTTGAAGACAGAGGATTTGGTGAGTTGGACGAATTGGACgagcttgaagaattggacagcgatgaagaagacgaagaagaagatgaagatgaagaagaagacaccttagaagaagacttagatttggaagagttAGAAAAGGACTTGGCCGGTTTGGAGATCGAAGACACTGATGTTTCGGTTGACAAGcttgctgaagaattggcagGAGCTCACCTCAAATAGATATATAGAGTAATAATGAATTAAGACTGAAGCAGATGTATAAAGCatgaagatcaacaaaaaaagaaaaggttCTGGTGATCGTACTAATTGGTATACCAATACTAGACAATACTGTACTCCTCAAAGTTTACTGTCCATAGATATTCTTTTAGattcaattttcagaatAACCCCAATAAAAAAATTGACAAACGCGACTATTGAAACCGATTGTCCTTCTCCAAATTTTTACAATATTCAATTGGGCTTTCCATAGATACTGAGACTTAGCGAATGTCGAGTCTCTTCAAGCTCTCGATCAAGGGTATCCGGTCGTTTGAGccagaaaatgaagaaaccaTCCAATTTGGATTTCCTCTTACATTGATCTGTGGCCAGAACGGTTGCGGTAAAACAACAATTATAGAATGTCTCAAGTATGTCACCACAGGAGATCTTCCACCTAATTCCAAGGGTGGGGCGTTTGTCAACGACCCTAGTATTTCTGGTAGACCTGTTGTGACTGGTCAGATCAAGTTAGCTTTTAGAAATGCCAATGGAAAATCTATGATAGCTACTAGAACTGTACAATTGACAAGGAAACAGACTAGAGGTGCTTTTACCAATACGttcaagactttggaaGGACAATTGGCCACTATAGATAAAGGAAATAAAGTAAGTATTTCAACAAAAAATTCGGAACTAGATGCCCAGACTCCGATCTTTTTGGGTGCTTCTCCTGCTATCCTAGACTACGTGCTCTTTTGTCACCAAGATGAAAGTTTGTGGCCCCTCAGTGAAGCTTCAGTGTTGAAAAAGAGGTTTGATGATATATTTGAAGCTTCCAAGTTCAccaaagttcttgacaacCTCAAAACTATCAAGAAGGACATGAGTACAGACATAAAGCTAATTGAACAGAGTGTAAAGCACCTCAATATCGACAAGACGAGAGCaaagaaaattgaagacaagGTTCTACAAATGAATGCTTCTGTAGAGAGTTATACTGAACAAATTGGAGAtataaatttgaaaatagaagcgaaagaaaaggaagcgGAGGATCTTTTTGCATCTAACCAGGAATTTCAAAAAACTTTGAGTACATATGAGTCGCTAAAGATCCAAAAGAGAGGCGTAGAAGAACAAATAGGGAGAATGAAAGATAACATAGATTATATCGATGAGGCAACTGACGAAGAGTTACTTAGCATGGTGGATAGCTTCAACGACAAGGCTAAGGAACTAGAAGCTAACTTGAACGAATTACAAGTTGCTTGTGAAAGTTATGCAGACAGCatgaaagaaaaacagaCAGAattgaacgacttgattAGATTAGATGGTACTCTCAAAGCAAGGGAAGATGAGTATAACCAAAATATGAACAAAATGGCTTCTTTGATCTCTGATAATGCCTCTGATGACAGCTTTCAAAGCTCCAGTTACAATTCCAAGGAGATCGCACGCTTCAAATCTGCCTTGGAAGTCAAAAATAGACAACTAGAAGCAGATTTAAGGTTAACATCAACACTGTTTAAGAATTCGGAGGCCGACAAACAACAACTGATACAGTCGTTGCAAGATTCTATCActagagaagaacaactcAAGGAATATAGTAACAATGATATTCAGTCaacaaaacaaaaattGTCGACGTTTAAAAAGAAGATCGAGATTTCTAACAGTGATGAAAGTGAACTAAAGttaaaggaagaagaactacaGTCCACCTTGGCAGCATTGGAtgacaaaaagaagaagaatgaagttAAAACCTTGGATTcaaagattgaagaaaagaatgagTTGTTATCCAAGTTGGAATTTGAAGTAGATGAATTGTCAAAGAAAATAACGACAAGTAACAAACAGTCAGAGATCAAAACCAGATTGAACATGTTAAAAGAATCTCTAACGACAAAGACGaaatatcttgaagatgtcttGACAGCTACCAAGCCATCATTTAAGAAGGCAGTTGGGACAGACTTGGATCCTCAGTCTTGTGAGGCTGCCTTTGAAGATGCTGCAGAGAAAGTCAGAATGGAGTTTGAAACTCAACAGTCTAAAGTTGCTATCATCTCTAGAGAAGCAGATTCGACAATTGCTCTTGTCAAGTCGATAAACACTTCGAAAGAAGATATAATACAGAAAATCTCTGCTCTTAAGAATGAGATTCTTGCTGTTATTGatgaaagtgaaattgACCTGTATGAAAGTGTAGTGGAGGATTTGGAAGATAGTTATAGAAATGTTCTAGAAGATGTCAATACTTCGGAAGTCACAAGACAATTCAATATTACCGCAATATCTATTGCTGAGAAAGAACAGCATTGTTTATTGTGTAAGAGAACATTTGACTCTAGGGGATTGCAGAAATTTATTGACGAGCTCCAGCACAGtgtcaagaaggaaaagatcaagGAAACTGAAGACCAAGCTCAAgagatcaagaaagaattggaatcTGTGAAATCTATAAATTCTCAAGTCTTATCTTATAGAGATTCTATAAAGAGTTCCGTTGAAATTATCAAAAGACTAGATGACTTGAACGCGACTTATGAAGAGCAGAAATTCGATCTTGATGCGCATGAAGAATTGCTAGAAGAGTCGCGTAATAAGAAAGATGAGGTTCTTATGTTGCGAAAATCATTAGGCGAAATTGTGAGACTTAACGGTGAAATTCtagaattgcaaaatcaagTCAAGGAAGTACtggaagaaattgatgGACTTGGTTCAGTTGTGCTTTCCATTTCCGAGTTACAGAAATTACAACAACTGAAGTCTTTACAAATCAAGTCTATTAGGTTGGAGGTAACGGATGATACAGAAGCCAAACACGACATTCAACGAGAAATTCAGAGACTTGAAAACAAAGTTAAGGACACTCGATTGGCAATTAGCAATTTGGAGAAATCTTTAGCcgacatcaacaacatcaagaatAGCATAAGcgaacttgaagaaaaaatACTTCTGTTGGGGACAACTCTTTCGAATACAAAAGAGAGGTTGACAGAACTATATGAGAACAGAGATAAGCTTTCGAGTGAATTTGCTAATACAAAAGAAACGAACAGGAATGTATTAGATTCAAAGCAGAAGGCTCTAAATGACAGCAACGAAATTGTGAGAGTGATCACTCAACTATCTGCAGCAATCAAGGATTATGAAACTCATGACATCAATAAGCTCAGGGAAAATTTATCTGAGCAAGAGAGAGTCAGGAAGGTGATGGAGGCACTAGAAGACAAAATGAAGGCTGTTCGtgatgaaatcaagaatctTGAGTCACAGATGATGAATTTCAAAGATTCTAAACATCATTATATTGCCAATTTAGACTACAGAGCGCAGTTGCGTAAATTAGAAGAGATagataatgaaattgaGGCTTTGGATATTGAAAACGCGCAGGCTCGAAAGGAAGAG
Protein-coding regions in this window:
- a CDS encoding predicted protein — translated: MISTVVDLGIAEENTFSLAGKAHKFDSESDIEPILAQLKEAKNVKKIDFSGNTIGIEASKSLSEAILVHKDTIVEVNFSDLYTGRLNTEIPQSLGYLLPSLLKLPNLTYINLSDNAFGLQTIDPIEDYLAKAVSIEHLILSNNGMGPFAGARIGGSLFKLARAKKAAGKPSLKTFVCGRNRLENGSINYLAVGLRNHADLKIVSLYQNGIRPAGISKLVEKSLALIKNLEVVDLEDNTITPTGAAKIAESLANWENLVELNLNDSLLKNEGFTKIAEAFKTGASKKDLTFLKLVYNELKADSLKALVDIVDKKLPNLKKLELNGNIFDEEDEFVVKINDIFEDRGFGELDELDELEELDSDEEDEEEDEDEEEDTLEEDLDLEELEKDLAGLEIEDTDVSVDKLAEELAGAHLK
- the RAD50 gene encoding DNA repair protein (DNA repair protein RAD50, ABC-type ATPase/SMC superfamily), coding for MSSLFKLSIKGIRSFEPENEETIQFGFPLTLICGQNGCGKTTIIECLKYVTTGDLPPNSKGGAFVNDPSISGRPVVTGQIKLAFRNANGKSMIATRTVQLTRKQTRGAFTNTFKTLEGQLATIDKGNKVSISTKNSELDAQTPIFLGASPAILDYVLFCHQDESLWPLSEASVLKKRFDDIFEASKFTKVLDNLKTIKKDMSTDIKLIEQSVKHLNIDKTRAKKIEDKVLQMNASVESYTEQIGDINLKIEAKEKEAEDLFASNQEFQKTLSTYESLKIQKRGVEEQIGRMKDNIDYIDEATDEELLSMVDSFNDKAKELEANLNELQVACESYADSMKEKQTELNDLIRLDGTLKAREDEYNQNMNKMASLISDNASDDSFQSSSYNSKEIARFKSALEVKNRQLEADLRLTSTSFKNSEADKQQSIQSLQDSITREEQLKEYSNNDIQSTKQKLSTFKKKIEISNSDESELKLKEEELQSTLAALDDKKKKNEVKTLDSKIEEKNELLSKLEFEVDELSKKITTSNKQSEIKTRLNMLKESLTTKTKYLEDVLTATKPSFKKAVGTDLDPQSCEAAFEDAAEKVRMEFETQQSKVAIISREADSTIALVKSINTSKEDIIQKISALKNEILAVIDESEIDSYESVVEDLEDSYRNVLEDVNTSEVTRQFNITAISIAEKEQHCLLCKRTFDSRGLQKFIDELQHSVKKEKIKETEDQAQEIKKELESVKSINSQVLSYRDSIKSSVEIIKRLDDLNATYEEQKFDLDAHEELLEESRNKKDEVLMLRKSLGEIVRLNGEILELQNQVKEVSEEIDGLGSVVLSISELQKLQQSKSLQIKSIRLEVTDDTEAKHDIQREIQRLENKVKDTRLAISNLEKSLADINNIKNSISELEEKILSLGTTLSNTKERLTELYENRDKLSSEFANTKETNRNVLDSKQKALNDSNEIVRVITQLSAAIKDYETHDINKLRENLSEQERVRKVMEALEDKMKAVRDEIKNLESQMMNFKDSKHHYIANLDYRAQLRKLEEIDNEIEALDIENAQARKEEYQERSRSLRQEITNLTSEHAGKIGEVKQIKDQVKGLQKELETDFKNVNEIYRAEWIKLQTNMFISNDIQTYSKALDNAIMKYHSIKMEDINRILGELWSQTYKGSDISTIAIKSDVNLQSKGNRSYNYRVVMYKNSNELDMRGRCSAGQKVLASILIRLALAECFGVNCGIIALDEPTTNLDHENSEALAEALNNIIEYRKAQRNFQLIVITHDENFLTHINGGKFTDHFYRVQRDEQQNSRIFRLPISKIQED